One genomic window of Campylobacter curvus includes the following:
- a CDS encoding SIR2 family NAD-dependent protein deacylase — translation MQENIDRIKKIIAEADAVIITAGAGMGVDSGLPDFRGDLGFWKAYPLLRDKNLSFEDMANPQWFLDDPKLAWAFYGHRLNLYKSAEPHEGFGLLLDLVKSKNDNYFIYTSNVDGHFQKAGFSEEKIYECHGSIHYSQCIHKRDGDIWETSSNVKVDEEKFIALDMPICPECGCVSRPNIVMFYDWMINTKRINEQYERYKAWLDTNEDSRFVVIELGAGLAVPTIRNFGEKFVKRSKKATLIRINPRDNYISEYIGISLKCGALDGLRQILC, via the coding sequence ATGCAAGAGAATATAGATAGGATCAAAAAGATCATCGCAGAGGCTGATGCGGTCATCATAACAGCAGGTGCTGGCATGGGTGTGGATAGCGGATTGCCTGATTTTAGAGGCGATCTTGGCTTTTGGAAAGCATATCCACTCTTAAGGGATAAAAATTTAAGCTTTGAAGATATGGCAAATCCGCAGTGGTTTTTAGACGATCCAAAGCTAGCATGGGCATTTTACGGACACAGGCTAAATTTATACAAAAGCGCAGAGCCTCACGAGGGCTTTGGGCTACTTTTAGATCTTGTAAAAAGCAAAAACGACAACTACTTCATCTACACATCAAACGTCGATGGTCACTTCCAAAAAGCTGGCTTTAGCGAGGAGAAAATTTACGAGTGTCACGGCTCTATCCACTACTCTCAGTGTATACATAAGCGTGATGGAGATATCTGGGAAACAAGCAGCAATGTCAAAGTAGATGAAGAGAAATTTATAGCTTTAGATATGCCTATTTGCCCAGAGTGTGGCTGTGTGAGCCGTCCAAATATCGTGATGTTTTACGACTGGATGATAAACACAAAACGCATAAACGAGCAGTATGAGAGATATAAAGCATGGCTAGATACAAATGAAGATAGCCGTTTTGTGGTTATAGAGTTAGGTGCAGGGCTTGCGGTGCCGACTATCAGAAATTTTGGTGAGAAATTTGTCAAGCGCTCCAAAAAAGCGACGCTCATACGCATAAACCCGCGAGATAACTACATCTCGGAGTATATCGGCATAAGTCTAAAATGTGGTGCGCTAGATGGCCTTAGGCAGATATTATGCTAA
- a CDS encoding helix-turn-helix transcriptional regulator, translating into MKPIINKQENSKFERINLIALKLRERPHSIKELTEMLGVTSKTIQRDLYDTLKDYGAVKKGHYWSINDEEASDGLNGDDRVVLNILDNVAKNMGSNFYSKAHVLLEQISQQLNHPILTNINNEKLSEDDLVNFQALEDAIREKAEIICTYNGFEFRVKPLKLALFEGFWYLLLLDSNKGDKFKKFHLKSIKDIRQSGGKFELSSELDERVKAMNSAWANLEKPKTARLLLAPEVAKYFERKPHAKQRITGQDNDGSVEIEIEFTHIMEIKPLIYYYLPFIKVLAPKELADEVKKDVSEYLKEINF; encoded by the coding sequence ATGAAACCTATCATAAATAAACAAGAAAACAGCAAATTTGAACGCATAAATTTAATAGCCCTAAAGCTAAGGGAGAGACCCCACTCGATAAAAGAGCTAACAGAAATGCTTGGAGTGACCTCAAAGACCATACAGCGCGACCTTTACGACACGTTAAAAGACTATGGTGCGGTCAAAAAGGGGCACTACTGGAGCATAAATGACGAAGAGGCTAGCGACGGACTAAACGGCGATGATAGAGTGGTGCTAAACATACTTGATAACGTAGCTAAAAACATGGGATCAAATTTCTACAGCAAAGCTCACGTGCTATTAGAGCAAATTTCTCAGCAGCTAAACCACCCAATACTAACAAATATCAACAACGAAAAGCTAAGCGAGGATGATCTTGTAAATTTCCAAGCGCTTGAGGACGCCATAAGAGAAAAAGCCGAGATAATATGCACTTATAACGGTTTTGAATTTCGTGTAAAACCGCTAAAACTGGCACTTTTTGAGGGATTTTGGTATTTGCTTTTGCTTGATAGTAACAAAGGCGATAAATTTAAAAAATTTCACCTAAAAAGCATAAAAGATATAAGGCAAAGTGGGGGTAAATTTGAACTAAGTAGTGAGCTAGATGAGCGAGTAAAGGCTATGAACTCGGCCTGGGCAAACCTTGAAAAGCCAAAAACAGCAAGGCTATTACTAGCCCCTGAAGTGGCAAAATACTTCGAGCGAAAACCGCACGCAAAGCAGCGCATAACAGGTCAAGATAACGACGGCTCAGTCGAGATAGAGATAGAATTTACACACATCATGGAGATAAAGCCACTTATATACTACTACCTGCCATTTATCAAGGTCCTTGCGCCAAAAGAGCTAGCAGATGAGGTCAAAAAGGATGTCAGCGAGTATCTAAAAGAGATAAATTTCTAA
- a CDS encoding Fic family protein: MSSNDKETLELIRDYKKSWLLLQKFDDGSLGLCKSDVGENFILEYDEALMAVDELKRELGKKGEASKIFGIQKASEFEGIIKNIYQTFGGRDLLVSPQEKAANLIYYIIKDHPFSDGNKRIGSFIFILFLSKCKFLYKSSGELRINDNALVALALLIAQSEPKQKDMVVNLITNLLVD; encoded by the coding sequence ATGAGCAGCAACGACAAAGAGACACTTGAGCTAATAAGAGACTACAAAAAGAGCTGGTTGCTACTGCAAAAATTTGATGATGGCTCACTTGGTCTTTGCAAAAGCGATGTGGGCGAAAATTTTATCCTTGAATATGACGAGGCGCTAATGGCAGTGGATGAGCTAAAAAGAGAGCTAGGAAAAAAGGGCGAGGCATCTAAAATTTTTGGCATTCAAAAGGCGAGCGAATTTGAAGGGATAATAAAAAATATATATCAGACCTTTGGCGGACGTGATCTTTTAGTAAGCCCGCAAGAAAAAGCGGCAAATTTGATCTACTACATCATCAAAGACCACCCTTTTAGCGACGGCAACAAACGTATCGGATCATTTATATTTATCTTGTTTTTATCAAAGTGCAAGTTTCTTTATAAAAGCAGTGGCGAGCTAAGGATAAACGACAACGCCCTTGTTGCACTTGCATTGTTAATTGCTCAAAGTGAGCCAAAGCAAAAAGACATGGTGGTAAATTTGATCACAAATTTACTTGTGGATTAA
- a CDS encoding metallophosphoesterase family protein translates to MSGIKLFHASDLHFNAGYFEYILTLQDKFDIFCFSGDFLCKESTQEKEQTALWLKSFKKPVFACSGNHDMPPSWLNSISGIYADGTIKTINGVKFGCAPYLCDDLIEFAECDILLTHVPPAKTNTSISKNDKDHGDIELARLIKNNLLKAKIILCGHIHEPKSHTDVLNGVKIYNSASSGSKEPFYQEIEL, encoded by the coding sequence ATGAGCGGCATAAAACTTTTTCACGCTAGCGACCTACACTTTAATGCTGGCTATTTCGAATACATTTTGACCCTTCAAGACAAATTTGACATTTTTTGTTTTAGTGGTGATTTTCTATGCAAAGAGAGCACACAAGAAAAAGAGCAAACTGCTTTGTGGCTAAAAAGCTTTAAAAAGCCTGTATTTGCATGCTCTGGTAACCACGATATGCCGCCCTCTTGGCTAAATTCTATAAGCGGCATATATGCTGATGGCACTATAAAAACCATAAATGGCGTTAAATTTGGCTGCGCGCCTTACTTGTGTGATGATCTGATTGAATTTGCGGAGTGTGATATCTTACTGACCCACGTCCCACCAGCAAAGACAAATACGAGCATCAGTAAAAATGACAAGGATCACGGAGATATAGAGCTTGCAAGGCTTATCAAAAATAATCTTTTAAAGGCAAAGATCATCCTTTGCGGGCATATCCACGAGCCAAAATCACACACGGACGTTTTAAACGGAGTTAAAATTTACAACTCAGCAAGCAGCGGCTCAAAAGAGCCATTTTATCAAGAGATAGAGCTATAA
- a CDS encoding DUF262 domain-containing protein has protein sequence MAGFQQITIADAIREIGTDKYLIPAFQREYVWSGEQVERLFDSIMRGYPISSMLFWKVRSESAEQWKFYSFLRYFREWYHTHNEYKPTKSISEFSAILDGQQRLTSLYLALCGEYHTHRPYKKWEDTDDKFKICEFYFNLTASQEPKNDNVEYEFLWLEKAETGSKTIYMDKFGQKWFRCKDIYPHSNNDVKAMEIQENFGLSSKETKNLALFEKRVFSEDIISFYQEDEQNPEKAVNIFIRINSGGTHLSYSDILFSYAIANWKQKDARKEINELVDFINNSKGFNISKDLVLKAFLYLYHENIKFDIGSFNNGFIENIEQQWDNIKMAFHSVFDLLENFGFNAQTMSSNNAILPVLYYVYHKNLASSIVHSTGQKQTREVIKKYLLRATLFKPFGGSADSVLTATRKVFKKDFDGKVFFDENIDEFPLEGIEKSYKYSNAVDDDFLQDLMLYRKNSPEAFAVLSILYPNLDTKNNFHKDHLHPESKYKEYKKLMEKNKKEYYDFSMYDALPNLQLLDANENMAKNDKSLEEWVENECRNKDKSKFLMDHLIPDVDLSLDNFDDFYEKREKLMINKLRELL, from the coding sequence ATGGCTGGATTTCAACAAATAACAATAGCGGATGCGATACGAGAAATCGGGACGGATAAATATCTTATTCCCGCATTTCAAAGGGAGTATGTTTGGTCTGGAGAGCAAGTGGAAAGGCTATTTGATTCTATTATGCGAGGCTATCCTATTAGCTCTATGCTTTTTTGGAAAGTTAGAAGCGAAAGTGCAGAGCAATGGAAGTTTTACAGTTTTTTAAGATACTTTAGGGAATGGTATCATACTCATAACGAATACAAGCCTACCAAGAGCATTAGTGAATTTTCGGCTATACTAGATGGACAACAAAGATTAACTTCGCTATATTTGGCGCTTTGCGGCGAATACCATACGCATAGGCCGTATAAAAAATGGGAAGATACAGACGATAAATTTAAAATTTGTGAGTTTTATTTTAACCTAACCGCAAGTCAAGAACCTAAAAATGATAACGTAGAATATGAATTTTTATGGTTGGAAAAAGCTGAAACTGGCAGCAAAACCATTTACATGGATAAATTTGGTCAAAAATGGTTTAGATGCAAAGATATATATCCTCATAGCAATAACGACGTAAAGGCTATGGAAATACAAGAAAATTTTGGTTTATCCAGCAAAGAAACTAAAAATTTAGCACTTTTTGAAAAAAGAGTATTTTCAGAAGATATTATTAGCTTCTATCAAGAAGATGAACAAAATCCAGAAAAGGCAGTGAATATATTTATTCGTATTAACTCAGGCGGGACACACCTTAGCTATTCTGATATCTTATTTAGCTATGCTATCGCTAACTGGAAACAAAAAGATGCCAGAAAAGAGATCAATGAACTTGTTGATTTTATAAATAACTCTAAAGGCTTTAATATCTCGAAGGATTTAGTACTTAAAGCGTTTTTATATTTATATCACGAAAATATAAAATTTGACATAGGTAGTTTTAATAACGGATTTATAGAAAATATCGAACAGCAATGGGATAACATAAAAATGGCTTTTCATAGCGTTTTTGATCTGCTTGAAAATTTTGGGTTTAATGCGCAAACAATGAGTTCAAATAATGCAATTCTACCGGTACTTTATTATGTATATCATAAAAATTTGGCCAGTTCTATAGTTCACAGTACTGGGCAAAAGCAAACTAGGGAAGTTATAAAAAAATACTTACTAAGGGCTACGCTATTTAAGCCGTTTGGAGGAAGTGCAGATAGCGTTTTAACCGCAACGAGAAAAGTATTTAAAAAGGATTTTGACGGTAAAGTATTTTTTGACGAAAACATTGATGAATTTCCGTTAGAAGGTATTGAAAAGTCTTATAAATATAGCAATGCTGTTGATGATGACTTTTTGCAAGACTTAATGCTGTATAGAAAAAATAGTCCAGAGGCTTTTGCCGTCTTATCTATCTTGTATCCAAATTTAGACACAAAGAATAACTTCCACAAGGATCACTTGCATCCAGAAAGTAAATACAAAGAGTATAAAAAATTGATGGAGAAAAATAAAAAAGAATACTATGACTTTTCCATGTACGATGCTCTCCCTAATTTACAGTTGCTAGATGCAAACGAAAATATGGCTAAAAATGATAAGAGTCTTGAGGAGTGGGTTGAAAACGAATGTAGAAATAAAGACAAGAGTAAATTTTTAATGGATCATTTAATACCTGATGTTGATTTATCTTTAGATAATTTTGATGATTTTTATGAAAAACGTGAAAAACTAATGATAAACAAATTACGAGAGTTACTATAG
- a CDS encoding DUF2779 domain-containing protein, which yields MALSKSLYIRGLQCEKSLWLKKKKPGVLQVPDDGAQAIFDTGTSVGELACELFSGGERIEYTGDFNAQMAKTKELIGCGTKVIYEATFCFDGILVMVDILRIYEDGLIINEVKSSTSVKEVYIDDASIQYYVISSLGYKVSGVNIIHIDSSYVRGENLELEKLFHTEDVTEQIIQKQAQIPRILNKFEEILSKNVEPDVDIGPHCSNPYHCDAWEYCWCEQRGIPEYSVFNISRLRSDKKFDLYKNGVVKFEDIKDLDKFNASQQIQIRSELSQEEIIDKDTIKEFLDTLSYPLYHLDFETFQQAVPEFVGLSPYEQIPFQFSIYKEDGKGNLEHFEFLAEAGADPRYELALNLVKFIPQDACVLAYNMSFEKGVIRRLAVNYPQISNELMAIHDNIKDLMTPFASKSYYHPKMQGSYSIKYVLPALVPEFESAYKDLNLIHHGGEAMQAYEAMAYMPAKEREAYKKALLEYCKLDTLAMVKVLEKLREVAN from the coding sequence ATGGCACTATCTAAGTCCCTATATATCCGCGGTCTTCAGTGCGAAAAGAGCTTGTGGCTTAAAAAGAAAAAGCCAGGGGTTTTGCAAGTTCCGGATGATGGCGCGCAGGCGATATTTGACACCGGTACATCGGTCGGCGAGCTAGCCTGTGAGCTATTTAGTGGCGGTGAGAGGATAGAGTACACGGGCGATTTTAACGCACAGATGGCAAAAACGAAAGAGCTAATAGGATGCGGCACAAAGGTTATCTACGAGGCTACATTTTGTTTTGACGGCATTCTTGTGATGGTCGATATCCTTCGCATCTACGAGGATGGCCTCATCATCAACGAAGTAAAGAGCTCCACCTCAGTAAAAGAGGTCTATATCGATGATGCAAGCATCCAGTACTACGTCATTAGCTCGCTTGGCTACAAGGTGAGCGGCGTAAATATCATCCACATAGATAGCAGCTACGTAAGAGGCGAGAATCTCGAGCTTGAAAAGCTTTTTCATACCGAAGATGTGACCGAGCAAATCATACAGAAACAAGCGCAAATACCTCGAATTTTAAATAAATTTGAAGAAATTTTAAGCAAAAACGTTGAGCCAGATGTAGATATCGGTCCTCACTGCTCAAATCCTTACCACTGCGACGCTTGGGAGTACTGCTGGTGTGAGCAGCGTGGCATACCAGAGTATAGCGTCTTTAACATATCTAGGCTCAGAAGCGATAAGAAATTTGACCTTTACAAAAATGGCGTGGTTAAATTTGAAGATATCAAAGATCTAGATAAATTTAACGCCTCTCAGCAGATCCAAATCCGCTCCGAGCTCTCACAAGAAGAGATCATAGACAAGGATACCATAAAAGAGTTTTTGGACACGCTTAGCTATCCGCTCTATCATCTTGACTTTGAGACCTTTCAACAGGCGGTACCTGAGTTTGTGGGGCTTAGTCCATACGAGCAAATACCTTTTCAGTTTTCTATCTACAAAGAGGACGGCAAGGGGAATTTAGAGCATTTTGAGTTCTTAGCCGAGGCCGGAGCCGATCCTAGATACGAGCTGGCGCTAAATTTGGTCAAATTTATCCCACAAGATGCCTGCGTGCTAGCCTACAACATGAGCTTTGAAAAAGGAGTGATAAGACGTCTTGCCGTAAACTATCCTCAAATTTCAAATGAGCTTATGGCTATCCACGACAACATAAAGGACCTAATGACGCCATTTGCAAGCAAGAGCTACTATCATCCAAAGATGCAAGGCAGCTACTCTATAAAATACGTCTTGCCGGCGCTCGTGCCTGAATTTGAGTCAGCGTATAAGGATCTAAATTTGATCCATCATGGCGGCGAAGCGATGCAGGCCTATGAGGCTATGGCGTATATGCCAGCCAAGGAGCGCGAGGCCTACAAAAAGGCACTTTTGGAATACTGCAAGCTAGACACGTTGGCTATGGTTAAGGTTTTAGAAAAACTGCGCGAAGTGGCAAACTAG
- a CDS encoding ATP-binding protein: MLDQLFLKSNDLIRLNNHKFKRYFIDSKDLSHRLIVILGQRGIGKTTTLAQLASKNKDSLYLSLDDIEISNDITSIIREFVLNGGKHLYLDEIHKSKDISAVLKFAHDSFKELNIVATGSSALEVLKSSHDLSRRAIVYKMSGMSFREYLGLRYGINLEAIELKDLLASHQEMAVDIINALKQKDLVVIKLFREYLKVGYYPYYNDMPNDTAFYQTLRQSIEATIDSDLLSIYPNLNGNTARKLKILTHAISTNVPYQPNYSSLKSLVDIRDDRTLKEYLAMLDSAGLIRLLMKNELAIKNMDKTDKIYLENTNLMYINSPDIGNVRETFFANQLGNITEIYSGKNGDFMVGNNFTFEIGGAKKSFEQIKDMPNSFIAADDIEVGVRNKIPLWLFGFLY; encoded by the coding sequence ATGTTAGATCAACTTTTTTTAAAGAGCAATGACCTTATAAGGTTAAACAACCATAAATTTAAAAGATACTTTATAGATTCTAAAGATTTATCTCATAGGCTTATTGTTATTCTTGGGCAAAGAGGTATAGGTAAAACAACTACGTTAGCTCAACTTGCCAGTAAAAACAAAGATAGTCTTTACCTAAGCCTAGATGACATAGAAATATCAAACGATATAACCTCGATTATAAGAGAGTTTGTATTAAATGGTGGAAAGCATCTATACCTGGATGAAATTCATAAAAGCAAAGATATATCGGCTGTATTGAAATTTGCCCATGATAGCTTTAAAGAATTAAACATAGTAGCTACCGGCTCATCTGCTCTTGAAGTACTAAAAAGCTCTCATGATCTAAGCAGAAGAGCGATCGTATATAAGATGAGCGGCATGAGTTTTAGGGAGTATCTAGGGCTAAGGTATGGTATAAATTTAGAAGCGATTGAGCTTAAAGATTTGCTCGCAAGCCATCAGGAGATGGCTGTTGATATCATTAATGCTTTAAAACAAAAAGATCTAGTCGTCATTAAGCTTTTTAGAGAGTATCTAAAAGTAGGCTACTATCCATATTATAACGATATGCCAAATGATACTGCCTTTTATCAGACTCTAAGACAAAGTATAGAAGCTACGATAGATAGCGATCTTTTAAGCATATATCCAAATCTAAACGGCAACACGGCAAGAAAGCTAAAGATCTTAACTCATGCCATAAGTACAAATGTCCCGTATCAACCAAACTACTCAAGTCTAAAATCACTTGTTGATATAAGAGATGATAGAACACTAAAAGAGTATCTTGCTATGCTTGATAGTGCTGGGCTTATAAGGCTTTTAATGAAAAACGAGCTAGCTATAAAAAATATGGATAAGACAGATAAGATTTACCTTGAAAATACAAATTTAATGTATATAAATAGCCCAGATATAGGAAATGTTAGAGAGACATTCTTTGCCAATCAGCTTGGAAATATCACCGAAATTTACTCAGGCAAAAATGGTGACTTTATGGTTGGTAATAATTTTACCTTTGAAATAGGTGGAGCTAAAAAGAGCTTTGAGCAGATAAAAGATATGCCAAATTCTTTTATAGCGGCAGATGATATTGAAGTCGGAGTGAGAAATAAAATTCCACTTTGGCTGTTTGGGTTTTTGTATTAG